One window of Cervus canadensis isolate Bull #8, Minnesota chromosome 19, ASM1932006v1, whole genome shotgun sequence genomic DNA carries:
- the CCKAR gene encoding cholecystokinin receptor type A, protein MDVVDSLLMNESNLTPPCELGIENETLFCLDQPHPAKEWQPAVQILLYSLIFLLSVLGNTLVITVLIRNKRMRTVTNIFLLSLAVSDLMLCLFCMPFNLIPNLLKDFIFGSAVCKTTTYFMGTSVSVSTFNLVAISLERYGAICKPLQSRVWQTKSHALKVIAATWCLSFTIMTPYPIYSNLVPFTKNNNQTANMCRFLLPSDVMQQSWHTFLLLILFLIPGIVMMVAYGLISLELYQGIKFDASQKKSARERKPSSGSSGRYEDSDGCYLQRPQHPRKMELRQLSSGSGRRVHRIRSSSPAANLVAKKRVIRMLMVIVVLFFLCWMPIFSANAWRAFDTASAERRLSGTPISFILLLSYTSSCVNPIIYCFMNKRFRLGFLATFPCCPNPGPPGARGDVGDEVESGSTRASLSKCSYSHASASAPPP, encoded by the exons ATGGATGTGGTTGACAGCCTTCTCATGAATGAAAGCAACCTGACTCCCCCCTGTGAACTGGGGATCGAAAATGAGACGCTTTTCTGCTTGGATCAGCCCCATCCTGCCAAAG AGTGGCAGCCGGCCGTGCAGATTCTGTTATACTCCTTGATATTCCTGCTCAGCGTGCTGGGAAACACGCTGGTCATTACGGTGCTGATTAGGAACAAGAGGATGAGAACAGTGACCAAcattttcctcctctccctggcTGTCAGCGACCTCATGCTCTGTCTCTTCTGCATGCCATTCAACCTCATCCCCAACCTGCTCAAGGATTTCATCTTCGGGAGCGCTGTTTGCAAGACCACCACCTACTTCATGG GTACCTCTGTGAGTGTCTCCACCTTTAATCTGGTCGCCATATCACTGGAGAGATATGGTGCAATTTGCAAACCCTTACAGTCCCGAGTCTGGCAAACGAAGTCCCATGCTTTGAAGGTGATTGCCGCTACCTGGTGCCTCTCCTTCACCATCATGACTCCATACCCAATTTATAGCAACTTGGTGCCTTTTACCAAAAATAACAACCAGACCGCAAATATGTGCCGCTTTCTACTGCCAAGTGATGTCATGCAGCAGTCCTG gcaCACATTCCTGTTACTCATCCTCTTTCTTATTCCTGGAATTGTGATGATGGTGGCATATGGATTAATCTCTTTGGAACTTTACCAAGGAATAAAATTTGATGCTAGCCAGAAGAAGTCTGCTCGAG AAAGGAAACCGAGCTCGGGCAGCAGCGGCAGGTATGAGGACAGCGACGGCTGCTACCTGCAGCGACCCCAGCACCCAAGGAAGATGGAGCTGCGGCAGCTGTCCTCCGGCAGCGGCCGCAGGGTCCACCGCATCAGGAGCAGCAGCCCCGCGGCCAACCTCGTGGCCAAGAAGCGTGTCATCCGCATGCTCATGGTCATCGTGGTCCTCTTCTTCCTGTGCTGGATGCCCATCTTCAGCGCCAATGCCTGGCGGGCCTTTGACACCGCCTCTGCCGAGCGCCGCCTCTCGGGGACCCCCATCTCCTTCATCCTCCTGCTGTCCTACACCTCGTCCTGCGTCAACCCCATCATCTACTGCTTCATGAACAAGAGGTTCCGCCTCGGCTTCCTGGCCACGTTCCCCTGCTGCCCCAACCCCGGCCCCCCGGGAGCGCGAGGGGACGTGGGGGACGAGGTGGAGAGCGGCAGCACGCGGGCGTCTCTGTCTAAATGCTCCTACAGCCACGCGAGCGCCTCGGCGCCGCCGCCCTGA